From Miscanthus floridulus cultivar M001 chromosome 15, ASM1932011v1, whole genome shotgun sequence, the proteins below share one genomic window:
- the LOC136506450 gene encoding IQ domain-containing protein IQM6-like: protein MSSASVGDAAILERAVVVGFMLPSPEWATRTAGRLVVHNGTLKVIWPLSRHYWTTEENFQEFKSFVKDNLAHPTNIKKIPEEEDKHMFTCSLHFQHC from the exons ATGAGCTCCGCCTCCGTCGGCGATGCTGCCATCCTGGAGAGAGCGGTTGTGGTGGGATTCATGCTGCCTTCTCCCGAAT GGGCCACTCGTACTGCCGGGAGATTGGTCGTTCATAATGGAACTTTGAAG GTGATTTGGCCTCTCAGCAGGCACTACTGGACGACAGAGGAGAACTTCCAAGAGTTCAAGAGCTTCGTCAAGGACAACTTGGCTCATCCAACCAATATTAAG AAGATCCCAGAAGAGGAGGATAAGCACATGTTTACTTGTTCTCTGCATTTCCAGCATTGCTAG